A single window of Gloeocapsa sp. PCC 73106 DNA harbors:
- a CDS encoding phosphoglucomutase/phosphomannomutase family protein, which yields MPFTVNPIKFGTDGWRGIIAKDFTFERVARLAPVAARVLAEETKGKSPLIVIGYDRRFLADKFAKVAAESLQEAGFDVLLANSSAPTPALSWAAKQFNALGALVLTASHNPPEYLGLKVKGAFGGSVAPSVTRKIEVLLEDQPQIQAKTTGCLDLFDPWQGYCEVLRSKVDLFPIQAALESGKLQLFVDVMHGAAATGLTRLLGPGVREINSAVDPLFGGRAPEPLPSNLEELFHTIKTARAQSPESLIAGLIFDGDGDRIAAADGQGNFLSSQVLIPILIDHLAQRRGWTGEVVKTISGSDLIPRLAKLYNLNLFETPIGYKYIADRMLTTPVLIGGEESGGIGYGNHIPERDALLSALYVLEAVVQSGQDLAIYYSLLQEKVGFYSSYDRIDVPLSSLEAKENLKTKLIQEPPVLVAGQKVIDCLAIDGYKFRLEDQSWLLIRFSGTEPLLRLYSEAQNQETVNRILDWAKDWASLAT from the coding sequence ATGCCATTTACTGTAAATCCGATTAAATTTGGTACCGATGGCTGGAGAGGGATAATAGCAAAAGATTTTACTTTTGAGCGCGTCGCTCGATTAGCTCCCGTGGCCGCTCGAGTATTAGCAGAAGAAACTAAGGGCAAATCTCCTCTAATAGTTATTGGCTACGATCGCCGTTTTTTAGCGGATAAATTTGCTAAAGTAGCAGCCGAAAGTTTACAAGAGGCGGGCTTTGACGTGTTACTGGCGAATAGTTCCGCCCCCACTCCCGCCTTGAGCTGGGCCGCTAAGCAATTTAACGCTCTAGGGGCTCTCGTTTTGACAGCCAGTCATAATCCCCCAGAATATTTAGGGCTTAAAGTAAAAGGTGCTTTCGGTGGCTCTGTTGCTCCCAGTGTAACTAGGAAAATAGAAGTTCTGCTAGAAGATCAGCCTCAAATACAGGCAAAAACTACAGGATGTTTAGACTTATTTGATCCTTGGCAGGGTTACTGTGAAGTTTTACGCTCCAAAGTTGACCTGTTTCCCATTCAAGCCGCTCTAGAAAGCGGGAAATTGCAGCTTTTTGTCGATGTGATGCACGGCGCTGCAGCTACTGGTTTAACTAGATTACTTGGCCCTGGAGTCAGAGAAATTAACTCAGCAGTTGATCCTTTATTCGGTGGGCGTGCGCCTGAACCCCTGCCTAGTAACCTGGAGGAGCTGTTCCACACTATAAAAACCGCTCGTGCTCAATCCCCAGAAAGTTTAATCGCAGGCTTGATCTTCGATGGAGATGGCGATCGCATAGCGGCCGCAGACGGTCAAGGCAATTTTCTTAGTTCCCAAGTACTTATACCTATTTTAATCGATCATCTGGCACAGCGTCGTGGTTGGACTGGAGAAGTAGTGAAAACCATCAGCGGCTCCGATTTGATTCCTCGTTTAGCTAAGTTATATAATCTAAATTTGTTCGAGACGCCCATCGGCTATAAATATATCGCTGATCGCATGTTAACTACCCCCGTGCTCATTGGTGGTGAAGAGTCCGGCGGCATAGGTTATGGAAATCATATCCCCGAACGAGATGCTCTATTATCTGCTCTCTATGTTCTGGAAGCTGTAGTACAATCAGGACAAGATTTAGCCATATACTACTCTTTATTACAAGAAAAGGTAGGATTTTACTCTAGTTATGACCGTATCGATGTACCTCTAAGTAGCCTGGAAGCTAAAGAAAATTTAAAGACAAAATTAATTCAGGAACCACCTGTATTAGTAGCAGGACAAAAAGTAATCGACTGTCTAGCGATCGATGGCTACAAGTTCCGCTTAGAAGATCAAAGTTGGTTATTGATTCGCTTTAGTGGTACTGAACCACTTCTGAGACTTTATAGCGAAGCTCAAAATCAAGAAACTGTGAACCGAATTCTTGATTGGGCTAAAGATTGGGCTAGTTTGGCAACATGA
- the rdgB gene encoding RdgB/HAM1 family non-canonical purine NTP pyrophosphatase, giving the protein MRKLVVATSNPGKLPEMQQYLKGLDWQLQLKPPELDVVETELTFAANARLKAITVAKALGEWAIADDSGLVVEALQGAPGIYSARYGKTDSERIARVLRELGEESHRRAQFVCVLAVAAPDGSIIAQSQGVCEGEILNSPRGTQGFGYDPIFYVVQYRQTFAQMSPELKQRVSHRGLAFTQLLSQL; this is encoded by the coding sequence ATGAGAAAATTAGTTGTAGCTACAAGTAATCCTGGCAAATTACCAGAAATGCAGCAGTACCTGAAGGGATTGGACTGGCAATTGCAATTAAAACCCCCAGAACTTGACGTTGTGGAAACGGAGTTAACTTTTGCCGCTAACGCTCGTCTTAAAGCCATTACAGTGGCTAAAGCTCTGGGAGAATGGGCGATCGCCGATGACTCTGGCTTAGTCGTAGAAGCCCTCCAAGGAGCTCCTGGAATTTATTCGGCTCGCTATGGGAAAACAGATTCTGAACGCATAGCGAGAGTTTTGAGAGAATTGGGTGAAGAGTCCCATCGTCGCGCTCAATTCGTCTGTGTTCTCGCTGTAGCTGCTCCTGACGGTTCAATTATCGCTCAATCTCAGGGCGTCTGTGAAGGTGAAATCCTGAATAGTCCACGAGGTACCCAGGGCTTTGGTTATGATCCGATCTTTTATGTGGTACAATACCGACAAACCTTCGCCCAAATGAGTCCCGAGTTAAAACAGCGCGTGAGTCATCGCGGTCTAGCTTTCACTCAATTACTATCTCAGCTATAA
- a CDS encoding efflux RND transporter permease subunit, whose protein sequence is MTEPSLRQRFNLSRFALRYKKLFIALWMGISVAGILAFTSLDYALFPDVSFPVVVITAEAPLDTIIATEQELTQNLEQSLLSLRDLDELYSSTYSGQSVINVLFSGGTDLESATADVENILAQGTFPDETTWEVFPIDLNESPVITYVLLSETKTIPELNAIASQEILPILNEIPDVRRVNVLGLGEKVEGYFATRISFNGQEVLGFQVIKRSNANTLEVVKQVQQQIAELQTQLPDLNITIAETQADFIQSAVRATIDELILSVILAIIVIFAFLRNWRASLITALSIPISLLGTFIVMAIAGFSLQTLTLLALALVIGIVVDDSIVDLENIVRLIDAGESPQEAAIKGTDEISLAVTASTLTIAAVFIPVAFIGGTVGKFFKPFGLTVSAAVIFSLLVARTLAPPLAVFWLKRQAPKSTDIQPESVLVRFYRRAIKWSLHHRQIVLSIALLSLILGISIIPLIPQGFIARLDRGEFNIIYTVALPDRANSREPKTTQDTPESTNGDLEWLGNISRAPEKFLLRRTIKVGKELETAVLADPSVKSVLTIAGIRGEPNRGKLSVQLKAERQYDTITVQSQVRDRLPFFKDVTTSVEDIPFVETEAEKPLQLAILGDDLHLLKQTALQIQTQAQTIRGLVDLELSSSPEQRIERLNGQRVIYLSANLESEEGVEELLAQLEAKAKPILPPDFSLRRWGSADHGYQVLRRFATIMPISVILMLGVLLFMFGRLLEPLVVILTLPLAIFGSMLGLLITRSDFSIISLIGFIFLIGLLDKNALLLMDYANQLRANGLSREEALIETGAVRLRPILMTTVSTILGMLPIALGWGAGAELRQPMAVAIMGGLVSSSVLSLFVVPVLYTVLEDWWTKKPKVGDSNLP, encoded by the coding sequence GCGTAGCAGGTATATTAGCCTTTACTTCCCTCGATTACGCTTTGTTTCCCGATGTCAGCTTTCCGGTAGTAGTCATTACAGCTGAAGCACCTTTAGACACGATTATCGCTACGGAACAAGAATTAACCCAAAATTTAGAGCAATCTTTGCTATCTTTGAGAGATTTAGATGAACTTTACTCGTCTACTTATTCGGGACAAAGCGTGATTAATGTTTTGTTCAGTGGAGGAACGGATTTAGAGTCAGCCACAGCAGATGTTGAAAATATTCTAGCTCAAGGTACATTTCCCGATGAAACTACCTGGGAAGTTTTCCCGATTGATTTGAACGAGTCACCGGTTATCACTTATGTTCTGTTGAGTGAAACTAAAACTATTCCAGAATTAAATGCGATCGCGTCTCAAGAAATTCTTCCCATACTCAACGAGATTCCGGATGTACGCAGAGTTAACGTTTTAGGTTTAGGAGAAAAAGTCGAGGGTTATTTCGCCACACGTATCAGTTTTAATGGTCAAGAAGTTTTGGGTTTTCAAGTCATTAAACGCAGTAATGCTAACACTCTAGAAGTAGTTAAACAAGTCCAACAACAAATCGCCGAGTTACAAACTCAATTACCCGACCTCAACATTACCATCGCTGAAACCCAAGCCGATTTTATTCAGTCTGCGGTAAGAGCAACGATTGATGAGTTAATTTTATCGGTTATTTTAGCAATTATCGTTATTTTCGCGTTTTTACGCAATTGGCGCGCCAGTTTAATCACTGCTTTAAGTATTCCCATCTCTTTATTGGGGACTTTTATCGTCATGGCTATAGCGGGATTTAGTTTACAAACTTTGACCCTATTAGCATTAGCGTTAGTTATTGGTATTGTTGTAGATGATTCTATAGTTGATTTAGAGAATATCGTACGTCTCATCGACGCAGGAGAAAGTCCCCAGGAAGCGGCTATAAAGGGAACCGATGAGATTAGTTTAGCGGTAACAGCTTCTACTTTAACTATTGCGGCTGTATTTATCCCCGTGGCTTTTATCGGGGGAACAGTAGGTAAATTTTTTAAACCCTTTGGTTTGACTGTTTCTGCAGCGGTCATTTTTTCTCTATTAGTCGCACGTACTTTAGCCCCTCCTTTGGCTGTTTTCTGGCTAAAACGCCAAGCGCCAAAAAGCACTGATATTCAGCCAGAATCGGTTTTAGTGCGCTTTTATCGTCGAGCTATCAAATGGTCTCTACACCACCGTCAAATCGTTTTGAGTATAGCGTTGTTGAGTTTGATATTGGGAATTAGTATCATTCCTTTGATTCCCCAGGGATTTATTGCCAGATTAGACCGGGGAGAATTTAATATTATTTATACCGTGGCTTTACCCGATCGCGCTAATTCCCGAGAACCGAAAACCACACAAGATACCCCCGAGTCTACTAATGGAGATTTAGAATGGCTGGGAAATATCAGTAGAGCTCCAGAGAAATTTTTACTCAGAAGAACGATAAAAGTAGGTAAAGAGTTAGAAACAGCAGTTTTAGCGGATCCTAGTGTGAAATCGGTATTGACTATCGCGGGTATTCGGGGAGAACCAAATCGGGGAAAACTCTCGGTGCAACTCAAAGCAGAACGTCAATATGATACGATAACCGTTCAATCTCAAGTGCGCGATCGCCTACCCTTTTTTAAAGACGTTACCACCAGCGTTGAAGATATACCCTTTGTAGAAACTGAAGCGGAAAAACCCCTACAACTAGCGATTCTGGGAGATGATTTACATTTACTCAAACAAACCGCGCTGCAAATTCAAACCCAAGCGCAAACAATACGCGGTTTAGTAGATTTAGAATTATCTAGTTCTCCTGAGCAAAGAATTGAACGTCTCAATGGTCAACGAGTTATCTATTTAAGCGCTAATCTCGAATCAGAAGAGGGTGTAGAAGAATTGCTCGCCCAATTAGAGGCGAAAGCTAAACCCATTCTTCCCCCTGATTTTTCCCTACGACGTTGGGGAAGCGCAGATCACGGTTATCAAGTATTGCGACGTTTTGCGACTATTATGCCTATATCGGTGATTTTAATGCTAGGGGTACTATTGTTTATGTTTGGTAGATTATTAGAACCCTTGGTAGTTATTTTAACGCTTCCCTTAGCTATTTTCGGATCCATGTTGGGCTTATTAATAACCAGAAGCGATTTCAGCATTATTTCTCTAATTGGCTTTATTTTTCTTATCGGTCTCCTCGATAAAAACGCTCTCCTACTGATGGACTACGCTAATCAACTACGAGCCAATGGACTCTCTCGAGAAGAAGCGCTGATTGAAACGGGTGCGGTGCGTCTGCGACCCATTTTAATGACTACTGTCTCTACCATTTTGGGTATGCTACCTATTGCTTTGGGTTGGGGTGCGGGTGCGGAGTTGAGACAACCCATGGCTGTAGCGATTATGGGTGGACTCGTTTCTTCCTCTGTGTTGAGTTTATTTGTGGTTCCGGTTTTATATACCGTTTTAGAAGACTGGTGGACTAAAAAGCCTAAGGTAGGCGATTCAAATCTGCCTTAA